A segment of the Catenulispora sp. EB89 genome:
AAGCGTGCGCGGGGTTGCGGTCACTGACCCGGCTGTGCAGCGTGACGCTGTGCCCCGCAGCGGCGGCGCGTGCCGCCGCCCATTGCTCGAACCAGCCCACCACCGCCCGACCCAGACCTTGTCGGCGCAGGTCGGGAGCTACGCCGCCGTCCACCACCGCGTGCTCGCCGCCGTGACCGCCGCGACTGCCGTGTCCGCCGCGCGGCCGGATCACGCCGTAGGCCACCAGGCGGTCGGCGTGGAACGCGGCGAAGGAGTCCCCGGACGAATCCGGGCCGGTGCACGCGGCGAGTTGGACGGCGAGGTCTTCCAGCCCGAAGTTCTCGCCCCGGCGGTCGACTTCTTCGATGCTCTCCAGAAGATGCGACCAGGAGTGGAGATCGGACGTTCGCAAGGCACGCCACCGCAGTTCCATGACTATATCTTAGTATTGATCCAAGGCGGAGTGAAGGGAATCGAAGATGGAAACAGAGGGCGAATCCAGCGATGCCTACACGGAGGTCTTCGACCGGTTCGGCATTCAGGCCGCTGACATACCGGACAGGTCCTGTTATGTGTACTCGCCGGTATTCCGCACCGTGGTCGGCGGCCGTCAGGCGGCGGTGAAGCGGACGCGCAGACCGATCGGCGCCGCCGACGCGCTGGCGAGCTGGCTCGGCGAGCTGTCCCGGCGGGGAGTCCGCGTGGTCCAGCCGCTGCCGGTTCCGAACAACCCGGCGGCGGTCGGCGACCGCTGCTGGGTCGCCTACCCCTGGATATCCGGCACGCCCTACGACGGCTCCGCCGAGCACATCGCGCTCGCCGGCGACCTGCTCGGCCGGATGCACGCCGCGGCCGGCGGACCGGAGGAGATCCCGCGGTTCACGTGGCCGGACCACGATCAGGCCTCGGTCGACGAGGACGTCGAAGGACTCACCGCGGTCTTCAAGCGCCACGCCCCGGAGCTGCTGGACCACGTGTTGCCGCGGCTGTCGTCGTGGCTCCAGGACTTCATGGCCGAGACGCTGCCGCCGATCCGCGACGCCGGGCTGCCGGTCGTCGTGGCGAGCATGGATTTCCGGGCCAACAACCTCGTCTACACCCCGGA
Coding sequences within it:
- a CDS encoding phosphotransferase enzyme family protein, which encodes METEGESSDAYTEVFDRFGIQAADIPDRSCYVYSPVFRTVVGGRQAAVKRTRRPIGAADALASWLGELSRRGVRVVQPLPVPNNPAAVGDRCWVAYPWISGTPYDGSAEHIALAGDLLGRMHAAAGGPEEIPRFTWPDHDQASVDEDVEGLTAVFKRHAPELLDHVLPRLSSWLQDFMAETLPPIRDAGLPVVVASMDFRANNLVYTPDGPILIDPDNAETAARILDLALAVLLFHNEAEGAPSRLFDVKEWAVFRDAYVQHVELTPDERRLWPVALRYMLLEWCVWSLIAAEEWGDWERPQQRDFLTALADADLGAYEL